In Chlorocebus sabaeus isolate Y175 chromosome 19, mChlSab1.0.hap1, whole genome shotgun sequence, a single genomic region encodes these proteins:
- the LOC140709172 gene encoding putative ribosomal RNA-processing protein 7 homolog B gives MARFLLQLIGAMRRSKTGSASEELFRHPPPSEAPQGRPSTISPVWLWEAKAKEEEEGVPDEEGWVKVTRRGRRPVLPRTEAASLRVLERERRKRARKELLNFYAWQHRESKMEHLAQLRKKFQEDKQKIELGWAQRKF, from the exons ATGGCTCGGTTTTTGCTCCAACTTATTGGAGCCATGAG GAGGAGTAAAACTGGTTCAGCTTCTGAGGAGCTGTTTCGACATCCCCCACCTTCAGAGGCTCCGCAGGGTCGGCCAAGCACCATATCGCCCGTGTGGCTGTGGGAAG CTAaggccaaggaggaggaggagggggtccCTGACGAGGAGGGCTGGGTGAAGGTGACCCGCCGGGGCCGGCGGCCTGTGCTCCCCCGGACTGAAGCAGCCAGCCTGCGGGTGCTGGAGAGGGAGAGACGGAAGCGCGCCCGAAAGGAGCTGCTCAACTTCTATGCCTGGCAGCACCGGGAGAGCAAGATGGAGC ATCTAGCGCAGCTGCGCAAGAAGTTCCAGGAGGACAAGCAGAAGATCGAGCTGGGGTGGGCCCAGCGCAAATTCTGA